The Cuculus canorus isolate bCucCan1 chromosome 5, bCucCan1.pri, whole genome shotgun sequence genome window below encodes:
- the DLST gene encoding dihydrolipoyllysine-residue succinyltransferase component of 2-oxoglutarate dehydrogenase complex, mitochondrial, which produces MLLLLWRSRCLGRALGRPLRALRQGNCTLARCSLSGVAGSQGLAYTNSRKLVVNSSSVFTVRYFRTTAVRRDDVVTVNTPAFAESVTEGDVRWEKAVGDTVAEDEVVCEIETDKTSVQVPAPAAGVIEALLVPDGGKVEGGTPLFKLRKTGAAPAKAKPAAAPPPPATPEPVAAAAPPPPAAPIPTTMPPVPPVSPQPIDSKPVSAVKPAAAPAAAPPGEAVPSKGARSEHRVKMNRMRQRIAQRLKEAQNTCAMLTTFNEIDMSNIQEMRAVHKDPFLKKHNLKLGFMSAFVKAAAFALQDQPVVNAVIDDTTKEIVYRDYVDISVAVATPRGLVVPVVRNVENMNFADIERAIYELGEKARKNELAIEDMDGGTFTISNGGVFGSLFGTPIINPPQSAILGMHAIVNRPVAVGGKVEVRPMMYVALTYDHRLIDGREAVTFLRKIKAAVEDPRVLLLDL; this is translated from the exons GGGAACTGTACTCTGGCAAGATGCTCTCTGTCTG GTGTGGCTGGGAGCCAGGGACTGGCTTACACCAACAGCCGGAAGCTTGT agtAAATAGCTCCAGTGTCTTCACTGTCCGTTACTTCAGAACCACTGCAGTACGTA gAGACGATGTGGTTACGGTGAACACACCAGCCTTTGCAGAGTCAGTCACAGAAGGAGATGTCAGGTGGGAGAAAG CTGTTGGAGACACAGTGGCGGAAGATGAAGTGGTGTGTGAGATTGAAACAGACAAG ACATCAGTCCAAgttccagccccagcagctggtGTGATTGAAGCCCTTCTGGTACCTGATGGTGGCAAAGTGGAAGGGGGGACACCTCTGTTCAAACTCAGGAAAACTGGAG cTGCTCCCGCCAAAGccaaaccagcagcagccccccctcctcctgcaaCCCCTGAACCTGTAGCTGCGGCTGCTCCTCCCCCTCCGGCAGCCCCGATTCCCACTACAATGCCACCAGTGCCGCCTGTGTCACCTCAGCCCATCGACAGCAAACCAG TGTCTGCAGTGAAGCCGGCTGCAGCCCCAGCGGCAGCCCCTCCTGGGGAGGCAGTGCCCAGCAAAGGTGCCAGATCAGAGCATAGG gtgAAAATGAATAGGATGCGTCAACGTATTGCTCAGCGGCTGAAAGAGGCTCAGAATACTTGTGCCATGCTGACCACTTTCAATGAGATCGATATGAG CAACATCCAGGAGATGAGAGCTGTACACAAGGATCCCTTTCTGAAAAAGCACAACCTGAAACTAGGTTTCATGTCAGCTTTTGTGAAAGCTGCAGCTTTTGCTCTGCAGGACCAGCCCGTTGTGAATGCAG tgATTGATGACACGACCAAAGAGATTGTATACAGGGACTATGTGGACATCAGTGTCGCTGTAGCAACTCCCCGG GGTCTTGTAGTCCCTGTCGTTAGGAACGTAGAAAACATGAACTTTGCTGACATCGAGCGTGCTATCTACGAGTTGGGGGAGAAG GCACGGAAGAATGAACTGGCCATTGAAGACATGGATGGTGGCACTTTCACAATCAGCAACGGAGGGGTTTTTGGGTCACTCTTTGGGACACCTATCATTAACCCACCCCAATCTGCCATCTTAGGCATGCATGCCATCGTCAACAGGCCTGTGGCGGTGGGAGGCAAG GTCGAGGTGCGGCCCATGATGTACGTGGCGCTGACGTACGATCACCGGCTGATTGATGGCAGAGAGGCAGTGACTTTCTTGCGCAAGATCAAGGCAGCAGTGGAGGATCCCCGCGTGCTGCTGCTTGACCTGTAG